One genomic window of Actinoalloteichus hoggarensis includes the following:
- a CDS encoding ABC transporter ATP-binding protein gives MTTTPVIEVERLNLKYGDFHAVRDLSFQVRRGELYALLGTNGAGKTSTLETIEGHRKATSGTVRVFGQSPRDRPAVRPRMGVMLQESGFAPDLTVRESVRLIGALTGRADTVDRVLDVVGLTRKAATTVSQLSGGEKRRLDFATAVYGSPELLFLDEPTTGLDIQSRDDLWAAVDRLRSAGATIVLTTHYLEEAQQRADRVGLMHRGAFHQEGTVAELTRTLPSVISFLLPAATPAVRLPLPAAREDDGRFVIRTPDRQRDLYLLLRWAREHAVELQELEAGPTRLDDVFRAIGDD, from the coding sequence ATGACCACCACACCCGTCATCGAGGTCGAACGACTGAATCTGAAGTACGGCGACTTCCACGCCGTCCGTGATCTCTCGTTCCAGGTGCGACGCGGCGAGCTGTACGCGCTGCTCGGCACCAACGGCGCGGGGAAGACCTCCACGCTGGAGACGATCGAAGGGCATCGGAAGGCCACGTCCGGCACCGTCCGGGTGTTCGGGCAGAGCCCGCGAGACCGTCCTGCCGTGCGGCCCAGGATGGGCGTGATGCTCCAGGAGAGCGGCTTCGCCCCCGACCTCACCGTGCGAGAGTCGGTCCGGCTGATCGGCGCCCTCACCGGCCGCGCCGACACCGTCGACCGTGTGCTCGACGTCGTGGGCCTCACGCGCAAGGCCGCCACCACGGTGTCACAGCTCTCCGGCGGGGAGAAACGGCGGCTGGACTTCGCCACCGCCGTGTACGGCTCACCCGAGCTGCTCTTCCTCGACGAGCCGACCACGGGGCTGGACATCCAGTCCCGCGACGACCTCTGGGCCGCCGTGGACCGGCTGCGAAGCGCGGGCGCCACCATCGTCCTGACCACGCACTATCTGGAAGAGGCCCAGCAGCGGGCCGACCGCGTCGGCCTCATGCACCGGGGCGCCTTCCACCAGGAGGGGACGGTCGCCGAGCTGACGCGGACGCTGCCGTCCGTCATCAGCTTCCTCCTGCCCGCCGCGACACCCGCGGTGCGACTGCCGCTGCCCGCCGCGCGGGAGGACGACGGCCGGTTCGTCATCCGCACCCCGGACCGGCAGCGGGACCTGTACCTCCTGCTCCGCTGGGCACGGGAGCACGCGGTGGAGCTCCAGGAACTCGAGGCCGGGCCGACCCGGCTCGACGACGTGTTCCGCGCCATCGGCGACGACTGA
- a CDS encoding NmrA/HSCARG family protein, translating to MSESSFVLVTGATGQQGGAAVTALLQSGQQVRALVRDPAAPRAEALAERGVTLVTGDLDDPASLVSALEGARGVFSVQMPNLADLLGDQEVRHATNLAGAAAKAGVEQIVHTSVTGTGTREPFDAERWGAFVTHYWRSKAAAEHAVREAALRRTTFLRPGTFMENLLSEFSFFPDDRDRVLTAVDPEVPQPFVAVADIGSAAAAAFADPERFDGVELELASDRLTYREVAVILSDVLGRSITLPADQSEAEAAGLPPEFARSQQYYSAVTLPAHPDHATALGLPTTSFADWARAAF from the coding sequence ATGTCAGAGTCATCATTCGTCCTGGTCACCGGGGCCACCGGCCAGCAGGGCGGGGCCGCCGTCACGGCCCTGCTCCAGAGCGGACAGCAGGTGCGCGCCCTCGTCCGCGACCCCGCCGCGCCGCGGGCGGAAGCCCTGGCCGAGCGCGGCGTCACTCTCGTCACCGGCGACCTCGACGACCCGGCTTCGCTGGTCTCCGCGCTGGAGGGAGCCAGGGGCGTGTTCTCGGTGCAGATGCCGAACCTCGCCGACCTGCTCGGCGACCAGGAGGTCCGGCACGCGACCAACCTGGCGGGCGCCGCCGCGAAGGCGGGCGTCGAGCAGATCGTGCACACCTCGGTCACCGGAACGGGAACCCGCGAGCCCTTCGACGCCGAACGCTGGGGCGCCTTCGTCACGCACTACTGGCGCAGCAAGGCCGCCGCCGAGCACGCCGTGCGCGAGGCGGCCCTGCGCCGCACGACGTTCCTGCGGCCGGGCACGTTCATGGAGAACCTCCTGAGCGAGTTCTCCTTCTTCCCCGACGATCGCGACCGCGTGTTGACCGCCGTCGACCCCGAGGTGCCGCAGCCCTTCGTCGCCGTCGCCGACATCGGCTCCGCGGCCGCCGCCGCGTTCGCCGACCCGGAGCGGTTCGACGGCGTGGAGCTGGAACTGGCGAGCGACCGGCTGACCTACCGCGAGGTGGCCGTGATCCTCTCCGACGTCCTCGGTCGTTCCATCACCCTGCCCGCCGACCAGTCGGAGGCCGAGGCGGCCGGCCTTCCCCCCGAGTTCGCCCGATCGCAGCAGTACTACAGCGCGGTCACCCTGCCCGCGCATCCCGACCACGCCACGGCACTCGGCCTGCCGACGACCTCCTTCGCCGACTGGGCACGAGCCGCGTTCTGA
- a CDS encoding family 16 glycoside hydrolase has protein sequence MRLPVALLAVVLMVGFPAPTMAQPDIPPQEPGVTMRVFDVQVLLEDYCVLKPFQTPNIDKLMPTIDWTTEEDFGIADRFVTEVTGYLHVDAPGTYDFRLTSDDGARLFLGGTEVIDHPGRHGATPKDGSIDLTEGPHALHIDHFDGDFDQRLLLEWQPPGVDGFTVVPNSVLSTDADVTRVTSPGRKECEGVDESPGDGLPLTGVHPNYTLHNLRPEGFEPQVSGIEWLPDDRMAIATWGGSRDSVRGEVYLVDNVVGDTDPSEVTYKKIAEDLQEPMGIKYVDGTLYVSEKNGLTALIDHDGDEVTDEYRTVATWPFGGNYHEFAFGLLYEDGYFYVSLGIAMIPGGSTADPQPVENRGTALKVHKDTGEVTYLAGGLRTPNGLGWGPDGDLFITDNQGDYLPTSKLVHVKQDRFFGHHMNPDGPYDDQPATEPVLWLPHGEISNSPTNPLLVPDGVFEDQMIFGDVTYGGIQRAYLEEIGGEYQGAVFRMTQGLEAGTSRISLGPDGAIYTGGIGSEGNWGQAGKLRHGLQKLTLSGDDAFDILEMRAVDGGFELEYTQPLSEETAQDLASKYAVEQWRYVAAPRYGGPKVDEETLEATSATLSDDRRTVTLAVDGLKPGRVVYVHSPRPFADESGEELWSTEAWYTLNTLPDGTTAPAEYEAESAALSGGADYHDEHAGYSGSGFVYRMWDPGAGVTFAVDAGQEGRHDVALRYANGLNPDHPNPTTKSVSLYLNGEKHKQVWLPHTGAWNQWADHVETLPLREGANTIAFVHDEDDEGHVNFDKLTVTPSERIVLFDGTDLDAWEAVGGGEATWPVADGSMESYGGDIRTRERFGDFRMHAEWYQPHYPPEVTGQARGNSGVYIQERYEIQVLESFGIDPPAADDAGAIYLKKAPDVNAATEPGTWQTYDIEFQAARFDSDGEKIADARVSLWWNGELVHDDVAVDGPTGAGQPETPAQGPIRLQDHGDPGENPRFRDVWIERL, from the coding sequence ATGCGGCTGCCCGTGGCCCTGCTCGCCGTGGTGCTGATGGTCGGGTTCCCAGCCCCGACCATGGCACAGCCCGACATTCCGCCGCAGGAACCGGGGGTGACGATGCGCGTCTTCGACGTGCAGGTCCTCCTGGAGGACTACTGCGTCCTGAAACCGTTCCAGACCCCCAACATCGACAAGCTCATGCCGACGATCGACTGGACGACCGAAGAGGACTTCGGCATCGCCGACCGGTTCGTCACCGAGGTCACCGGCTACCTGCACGTCGACGCCCCCGGCACCTACGACTTCCGTCTCACCAGTGACGACGGCGCCCGACTGTTCTTAGGCGGCACCGAGGTCATCGACCACCCCGGCAGGCACGGTGCGACGCCGAAGGACGGGTCGATCGACCTGACCGAGGGCCCCCACGCCCTGCACATCGACCACTTCGACGGCGACTTCGACCAGCGGCTGCTGCTGGAGTGGCAGCCGCCGGGCGTGGACGGCTTCACGGTGGTGCCCAACTCCGTGCTGAGCACCGACGCGGACGTCACCCGCGTCACCTCGCCCGGTCGCAAGGAGTGCGAGGGCGTCGACGAGTCCCCCGGTGACGGGCTGCCGCTGACCGGCGTGCACCCGAACTACACGCTGCACAACCTTCGTCCCGAGGGCTTCGAGCCGCAGGTCAGCGGCATCGAGTGGCTGCCGGACGACCGGATGGCGATCGCCACCTGGGGTGGCTCGCGCGACAGCGTCCGCGGCGAGGTGTACCTGGTGGACAACGTCGTCGGCGACACCGACCCGTCCGAGGTGACCTACAAGAAGATCGCCGAGGACCTCCAGGAGCCGATGGGCATCAAGTACGTCGACGGCACGCTGTACGTGTCGGAGAAGAACGGCCTGACCGCGCTCATCGACCACGACGGCGACGAGGTGACCGACGAGTACCGCACGGTCGCGACCTGGCCGTTCGGCGGCAACTACCACGAGTTCGCCTTCGGCCTGCTGTACGAGGACGGATACTTCTACGTCAGCCTGGGCATCGCGATGATCCCCGGCGGCTCCACCGCCGACCCGCAGCCCGTGGAGAACCGGGGCACCGCCCTCAAGGTCCACAAGGACACCGGCGAGGTGACCTACCTCGCGGGCGGGCTGCGCACGCCCAACGGCCTCGGCTGGGGCCCGGACGGCGACCTGTTCATCACCGACAACCAGGGCGACTACCTGCCGACGTCGAAGCTGGTGCACGTCAAGCAGGACCGATTCTTCGGCCACCACATGAACCCGGACGGGCCCTACGACGACCAGCCCGCGACCGAACCGGTCCTCTGGCTGCCGCACGGCGAGATCTCCAACTCGCCCACCAATCCGCTGCTGGTGCCGGACGGCGTCTTCGAGGACCAGATGATCTTCGGTGACGTCACCTACGGCGGCATCCAGCGGGCTTACCTGGAAGAGATCGGCGGCGAGTACCAGGGCGCGGTGTTCCGCATGACCCAGGGCCTGGAGGCGGGGACCAGCCGCATCAGCCTGGGCCCGGACGGCGCGATCTACACCGGCGGCATCGGGTCGGAAGGCAACTGGGGCCAGGCGGGCAAGCTTCGGCACGGCCTCCAGAAGCTGACCCTCTCCGGTGACGACGCGTTCGACATCCTCGAGATGCGGGCCGTCGACGGCGGCTTCGAGCTCGAGTACACCCAGCCGTTGTCCGAGGAGACCGCGCAGGATCTCGCGTCGAAGTACGCCGTCGAGCAGTGGCGGTACGTGGCCGCGCCCCGGTACGGCGGTCCGAAGGTCGACGAGGAGACCCTGGAGGCCACCTCGGCGACGCTGTCGGACGACCGGCGGACGGTGACGCTGGCGGTGGACGGTCTGAAGCCGGGCCGCGTCGTGTACGTGCACTCGCCCCGGCCCTTCGCCGACGAGTCCGGCGAGGAGCTGTGGAGCACGGAGGCGTGGTACACGCTCAACACGCTGCCGGACGGCACGACGGCCCCGGCGGAGTACGAGGCGGAGTCCGCCGCGCTGTCGGGCGGCGCCGACTACCACGACGAGCACGCCGGCTACTCGGGTTCCGGCTTCGTCTACCGCATGTGGGACCCGGGCGCGGGCGTCACCTTCGCCGTGGACGCCGGACAGGAGGGCCGCCACGACGTCGCCCTGCGGTACGCCAACGGGCTCAACCCCGATCATCCGAACCCGACGACGAAGTCGGTCAGCCTGTACCTCAACGGTGAGAAGCACAAGCAGGTCTGGCTGCCCCACACCGGGGCGTGGAACCAGTGGGCCGACCACGTCGAGACGCTGCCCCTGCGGGAGGGCGCCAACACCATCGCGTTCGTCCATGACGAGGACGACGAGGGGCATGTCAACTTCGACAAGCTCACCGTCACGCCCTCCGAACGGATCGTCCTCTTCGACGGGACGGACCTGGACGCCTGGGAGGCCGTGGGAGGCGGCGAGGCGACCTGGCCGGTGGCCGACGGCTCCATGGAGTCCTACGGCGGCGACATCCGTACCAGGGAGCGGTTCGGCGACTTCCGGATGCACGCCGAGTGGTACCAGCCGCACTACCCGCCGGAGGTCACCGGGCAGGCCCGAGGCAACAGCGGGGTCTACATCCAGGAGCGCTACGAGATCCAGGTGCTGGAGTCCTTCGGCATCGATCCGCCCGCGGCCGACGACGCGGGCGCGATCTATCTGAAGAAGGCCCCGGACGTGAACGCGGCGACGGAGCCGGGCACGTGGCAGACCTACGACATCGAGTTTCAGGCGGCCCGCTTCGACAGCGATGGTGAGAAGATCGCCGATGCCCGCGTGAGCCTGTGGTGGAACGGCGAGCTGGTGCACGACGACGTCGCGGTGGACGGCCCCACCGGGGCGGGACAGCCGGAGACCCCGGCACAGGGCCCGATCCGGTTGCAGGATCACGGCGATCCCGGGGAGAACCCGAGATTCCGTGACGTCTGGATCGAACGGCTCTGA
- a CDS encoding GMC family oxidoreductase, with translation MYDTIIVGAGSAGAAVASRLTEDEQRRVLVLEAGPDYRSAETAADLQSIEPGKIKLALHRAQTHTFPNLVATRSSAQPPLPYIRGRGVGGSSAINGLFAIRADVADLDGWAAAGCTGWGYDDVLPLLTGMENDLDFPDEPYHGSTGPTPVRRPRREDFATVEAAVDTAAERLGHPWAPDHNAPGSTGVSPYAFTSLGERRVSTNDAYLEPARSRPGLHVIGGAVVDRVLLENGRAVGVRAIVDGEVAEFRAAEVVVSAGAVHSPAILQRSGIGPAADLRRLGIDPVVDLPVGHGLQDHPGLVLLIALHGPPDYRGQPERGQLCLRFTTGVGDEVNDAMIALPGAMGIGVPVSGLIGWGNRVTSTGAVRLASTDPTVDPTVDFDMLSTQDDLRRFRAVFDEMRAVARQPELQRIAVAMGFGPEMTLPETEMSDREFAEFALTHVTDTVHASGSCRMGDPNDPEVVVDPAGRVLGVEGLRVADASVFPWATRANTNLTAILVGEKIAASMHVGAAA, from the coding sequence GTGTACGACACGATCATCGTCGGCGCCGGATCGGCGGGAGCGGCGGTCGCGAGCAGGCTGACCGAGGACGAGCAGCGACGGGTACTGGTCCTCGAGGCGGGCCCGGACTACCGCTCCGCCGAGACGGCCGCCGATCTCCAGAGCATCGAGCCCGGCAAGATCAAGCTGGCCCTCCATCGAGCCCAGACCCATACCTTCCCGAACCTGGTGGCCACGAGGTCGTCGGCGCAGCCGCCGCTGCCCTACATCCGGGGACGCGGTGTGGGCGGCAGCTCCGCGATCAACGGGCTCTTCGCGATCCGAGCGGACGTGGCGGACCTCGACGGCTGGGCGGCCGCCGGCTGCACCGGCTGGGGCTACGACGACGTCCTTCCGCTGCTGACCGGCATGGAGAACGACCTGGACTTCCCCGACGAGCCCTACCACGGCTCGACAGGACCGACGCCCGTCCGCAGGCCTCGCCGCGAGGACTTCGCCACGGTCGAGGCCGCCGTCGACACCGCCGCCGAGCGGCTGGGCCACCCCTGGGCACCCGATCACAACGCCCCCGGCTCCACCGGCGTGTCCCCGTATGCGTTCACCAGCCTCGGGGAGCGGCGCGTCTCCACGAACGACGCCTATCTCGAACCGGCCAGGTCGCGCCCGGGCCTCCACGTGATCGGCGGCGCCGTGGTCGACCGCGTGCTGCTGGAGAACGGGCGAGCCGTCGGGGTGCGGGCGATCGTCGACGGCGAGGTCGCCGAGTTCCGGGCGGCGGAGGTCGTCGTGTCGGCGGGCGCCGTGCACTCCCCCGCGATCCTCCAGCGCTCCGGCATCGGCCCCGCGGCGGATCTGCGGCGGCTGGGCATCGACCCCGTCGTGGACCTCCCCGTCGGACACGGCCTCCAGGACCATCCGGGGCTCGTCCTGCTCATCGCGCTGCACGGACCGCCGGACTATCGCGGGCAGCCGGAGCGCGGGCAGCTCTGCCTGCGCTTCACCACCGGAGTCGGCGACGAGGTCAACGACGCGATGATCGCCCTGCCCGGCGCCATGGGCATCGGCGTCCCGGTCTCCGGGCTGATCGGCTGGGGCAACCGGGTCACCTCGACCGGCGCCGTCCGGCTCGCCTCCACCGACCCGACGGTCGACCCGACGGTCGACTTCGACATGCTCTCGACCCAGGACGACCTGCGCCGGTTCCGCGCCGTGTTCGACGAGATGCGGGCCGTCGCCCGTCAGCCGGAACTCCAGCGGATCGCCGTCGCGATGGGCTTCGGCCCGGAGATGACGCTGCCCGAGACGGAGATGTCGGATCGGGAGTTCGCCGAGTTCGCGCTCACGCACGTCACCGACACCGTGCACGCGAGCGGCTCGTGCCGGATGGGAGATCCGAACGATCCGGAGGTCGTCGTCGACCCGGCGGGGCGGGTGCTCGGTGTCGAAGGCCTGCGAGTGGCCGACGCGAGCGTGTTCCCGTGGGCGACTCGAGCGAACACCAACCTGACCGCGATCCTCGTCGGCGAGAAGATCGCGGCCTCGATGCACGTG
- a CDS encoding ABC transporter permease, producing MLAIARGELIQILRNRSVLLTVFLVPAAMAAFFIYQHDVFEQLGGGLGVIAALLVFYVAGFGLYTTAVTTLASRRQNLFLKRLRSTATGDAGILTGLLIPVTVISLLQAALVLIVLGVVAGAPADVALVVVAVLAVVAMMVGLGLATAGITNSPEHAQVTTLPIGVGTIALASWIGFGGTEELTLLKRLLPGGSAAELVVAGWNGGASPADSLLLLAPTAAWVVISVVLAAMYFRWEPRR from the coding sequence ATGCTCGCGATCGCCCGCGGCGAACTGATCCAGATCCTCCGCAATCGCTCCGTCCTGCTCACCGTCTTCCTCGTCCCGGCGGCGATGGCCGCGTTCTTCATCTATCAACACGACGTCTTCGAGCAGCTGGGCGGCGGTCTCGGCGTCATCGCCGCGCTGCTGGTGTTCTACGTCGCAGGCTTCGGGCTCTACACCACGGCCGTGACCACGCTCGCCTCCCGACGGCAGAACCTCTTCCTCAAGCGGCTGCGCTCCACCGCGACGGGCGACGCGGGCATCCTCACCGGCCTGCTGATCCCGGTGACCGTGATCTCGCTGCTCCAGGCCGCGCTGGTGCTGATCGTGCTGGGCGTCGTCGCCGGGGCGCCCGCCGACGTCGCGCTCGTGGTCGTGGCCGTGCTCGCCGTGGTGGCCATGATGGTCGGGCTGGGCCTGGCCACGGCCGGGATCACGAACTCGCCGGAGCACGCCCAGGTGACCACGCTGCCCATCGGCGTCGGCACCATCGCCCTCGCCAGCTGGATCGGCTTCGGCGGCACCGAGGAGCTCACACTGCTCAAGCGGCTGCTGCCCGGCGGCTCGGCCGCCGAACTGGTGGTGGCGGGCTGGAACGGCGGGGCCTCCCCCGCGGACTCGCTGCTCCTGCTGGCTCCCACGGCCGCCTGGGTGGTGATCTCGGTCGTGCTCGCCGCGATGTACTTCCGCTGGGAGCCGCGGCGGTGA